A stretch of the Immundisolibacter sp. genome encodes the following:
- a CDS encoding beta-ketoacyl synthase N-terminal-like domain-containing protein — translation MLDAYIYGGLRSPFGRHGGALAPLRPDDLAAQVTRAVLAGFPLAGVPVEDVLLGCTCQAGEDARNVARHVALLSGLGETVPGQTINRLCSSGLAAVLDAARAITCGEGELYLAGGVESMSRAPF, via the coding sequence ATGCTTGATGCTTACATCTATGGCGGGTTGCGCTCGCCCTTTGGCCGTCACGGCGGCGCGCTGGCGCCGCTGCGACCGGACGATCTGGCCGCGCAGGTCACGCGGGCGGTGTTGGCGGGATTCCCGCTGGCCGGTGTGCCGGTCGAGGACGTGTTGCTCGGTTGCACCTGCCAGGCCGGCGAGGACGCCCGAAACGTGGCCCGCCATGTGGCCCTGCTGTCGGGTCTGGGAGAAACCGTACCGGGGCAGACCATCAATCGGTTGTGCTCGTCCGGGCTGGCGGCGGTGCTGGATGCGGCGCGCGCCATCACCTGCGGCGAGGGCGAGCTGTACCTGGCCGGCGGCGTGGAGAGCATGAGTCGGGCGCCGTTC